In Labilibaculum sp. DW002, one DNA window encodes the following:
- a CDS encoding helix-turn-helix and ligand-binding sensor domain-containing protein codes for MKLTNISLILFLIVIPYSLFADEKGSLLVRNFSPTEYEGGSKIYSVVTTTNGLMYAGDKNGIIEFDGESWQKIQTGFPINSLAVSHKDKVYVAGKEGIGYLQRDSLNQIEYHSLNHLVTNHINSNAFRKAEVFQINDETLFVVDNKLVVYSDKRIRIIENNNSYRIAQKVDDELFLYSPKSGLYKYSDGEVNDVTTSDEMKNRHIWGFTSGSKGVVIWERSGDSYQIEDNKLVVVENELNNVLKDYIVDGIQQIDSNEYVFKTFYKGLLLVSSDREIIKKINQKGGLINNTVFGVNLDAYGNLWVGTSAGISVLRQDLPFTIYNSQSGLGTGYSAIKIKQEVYLGTSHGLWRKNLDNKNENDFESLLPGHVFGLTAIDDVLYVGHPSGIYLINGQRMEPVIHRPGGAIIKEVPFEEDIYITSSTNGLIVLKKQNGILKPSGFLNGKNREIHNFEFDSLRNVWVEYDNGIYSFNWDKPEKKRFHTRVGKENRIKKIRKIENELYFIADSGVYFYNRELKEFYAPNLLKGINSKNENVSNIVSENSDDIWVYTGEQLKHYQIKNNTFYQTRNQPFKFIDGTYPIGFENVYHINDSAYLIGCEEGFYYYEEKKYNTGTYSSVIFRNINISSRSKGGRNIWGDISDSRNSYSLDIKEPIAFVDNSIEFIFAAGAPNYNRAYYQTHLYGFSEKWSEWSRDNSREFTNLPAGDYRFVVRAINDAEEYSKIAVCEFTILPPWYLTRLMKIAYVVLFLLILFSVFIVVHYAIDKAKSKLIKQQKEEAERVKQQLTQDKLTSEKELIRLRNEKLRSDNLHKAKELANLTFNLIQKNQVLTDFKGDLEQIKKYSETNKLVTEDIRRLIKKVNRDIDKEENWEVFEDYFDTVHENFFIKLKKKYPNLTSKDLRLCAYLRMNLATKEIAPLMNITVRGVEIGRYRLRRKLELDRNINFTSFLNSL; via the coding sequence ATGAAACTTACCAATATCTCATTAATTTTATTTCTGATTGTAATTCCTTATTCTCTTTTTGCTGACGAAAAAGGATCTTTGCTGGTTCGAAATTTTAGTCCGACAGAGTATGAGGGTGGAAGTAAAATTTATTCTGTAGTAACTACAACTAATGGATTAATGTATGCCGGAGATAAAAATGGAATTATTGAATTTGATGGAGAGAGTTGGCAAAAAATACAAACAGGATTTCCTATTAACTCCTTAGCTGTAAGTCATAAAGATAAAGTGTATGTAGCAGGTAAAGAAGGAATTGGTTATTTGCAAAGAGATTCATTGAATCAAATAGAGTATCATTCCTTAAATCATCTGGTTACAAATCATATCAATTCTAATGCTTTTCGTAAAGCCGAAGTTTTTCAAATTAACGATGAAACCTTATTTGTTGTTGATAATAAGCTGGTGGTGTATTCAGATAAACGAATAAGGATTATCGAGAATAATAATAGCTATCGTATTGCTCAGAAAGTAGATGACGAGTTGTTTTTGTATAGCCCAAAATCAGGTTTGTATAAGTATTCTGATGGTGAAGTTAATGATGTTACTACAAGCGATGAAATGAAAAATCGACACATTTGGGGTTTTACAAGTGGTTCAAAGGGTGTTGTAATTTGGGAACGTTCAGGTGATTCTTATCAAATAGAAGATAATAAACTTGTTGTTGTTGAAAATGAATTGAATAATGTTTTGAAGGATTATATTGTTGATGGGATACAACAAATTGATTCAAATGAATACGTTTTTAAAACCTTTTACAAAGGCTTATTGTTGGTTAGTTCTGATCGTGAAATTATAAAAAAAATCAACCAAAAGGGAGGTTTAATAAACAATACGGTTTTTGGGGTAAATTTAGATGCGTACGGAAATTTATGGGTAGGAACTTCGGCTGGAATCTCGGTATTACGTCAAGATCTTCCTTTTACGATTTACAATTCACAATCAGGCTTGGGAACTGGTTATTCAGCAATAAAAATTAAACAGGAGGTTTATTTAGGTACCAGCCATGGTTTGTGGAGAAAGAATTTAGATAACAAGAATGAAAATGATTTTGAATCTTTATTGCCAGGCCATGTTTTTGGTTTAACAGCCATTGATGATGTATTGTATGTAGGACATCCTTCGGGAATTTATTTAATAAATGGTCAAAGAATGGAACCTGTAATTCACAGGCCAGGAGGTGCTATTATTAAAGAAGTTCCTTTTGAGGAGGATATTTATATTACCAGTAGTACTAATGGTTTAATAGTGCTAAAAAAACAAAATGGAATATTAAAACCAAGTGGGTTTTTGAATGGAAAAAATAGGGAGATTCATAATTTTGAATTTGATAGCTTGAGGAACGTATGGGTAGAATATGATAATGGAATCTACTCTTTTAATTGGGACAAGCCGGAGAAGAAAAGATTCCATACTCGAGTAGGGAAGGAGAATAGGATTAAAAAAATTAGAAAGATTGAAAATGAACTCTATTTCATTGCAGATAGTGGGGTTTATTTTTACAACAGAGAATTAAAGGAGTTTTATGCGCCAAACTTATTGAAAGGAATAAATTCAAAAAATGAGAATGTAAGCAATATTGTAAGCGAAAATTCTGATGATATTTGGGTATATACTGGAGAGCAATTAAAGCATTATCAGATAAAAAATAATACATTCTATCAGACTCGAAACCAGCCTTTTAAATTTATAGATGGAACTTATCCCATCGGATTTGAGAATGTTTACCACATTAATGATTCTGCTTACCTAATTGGTTGTGAAGAAGGGTTTTACTATTATGAAGAGAAAAAATATAATACAGGAACCTATTCTTCAGTGATTTTTAGAAATATTAATATATCCTCAAGATCTAAAGGAGGTCGAAATATTTGGGGTGACATTTCTGACAGTAGGAATAGTTATTCGCTAGATATTAAAGAACCAATTGCATTTGTTGACAATTCTATAGAATTTATTTTTGCTGCAGGTGCGCCAAATTACAATCGGGCTTATTATCAAACACACCTATATGGGTTTAGCGAAAAGTGGTCAGAATGGAGTAGAGATAATAGTCGTGAATTTACCAATCTGCCAGCAGGAGATTATCGTTTTGTAGTTCGTGCAATTAACGATGCAGAGGAATACAGTAAAATTGCAGTTTGCGAGTTTACAATTTTACCTCCTTGGTATCTCACAAGACTTATGAAAATAGCTTATGTTGTTTTATTTCTATTGATTTTGTTTTCAGTGTTTATAGTAGTTCATTATGCAATTGATAAGGCCAAAAGTAAGTTAATAAAACAGCAGAAAGAGGAAGCTGAAAGAGTAAAACAGCAATTGACTCAAGATAAATTAACATCTGAAAAGGAGCTAATTCGATTAAGAAATGAGAAACTGAGATCAGATAACTTGCATAAGGCAAAAGAATTGGCAAATCTCACCTTTAATTTGATTCAAAAAAATCAGGTTTTAACCGATTTTAAAGGAGATTTAGAGCAAATAAAGAAGTATTCGGAGACAAACAAATTGGTAACTGAAGATATCCGTAGGTTAATAAAAAAAGTAAATAGAGATATTGATAAAGAAGAAAATTGGGAAGTATTCGAAGATTATTTTGATACAGTACATGAGAATTTCTTTATTAAATTGAAAAAGAAATATCCAAACCTAACCTCTAAAGATCTTAGGCTTTGTGCTTATTTAAGAATGAATTTGGCCACCAAAGAAATTGCTCCATTAATGAATATTACCGTTAGAGGGGTAGAGATTGGAAGGTATCGATTAAGACGAAAATTGGAATTGGATCGAAATATAAATTTCACCTCTTTTTTGAATAGCTTATAG
- a CDS encoding tetratricopeptide repeat-containing sensor histidine kinase: MRFLFTYILFSLFALSVLGQNKIDSLEQVLKTSKAEEKAYIYYQLSKELYYKDVLQVRYYSLKADSLSAIYDIDTTRVNALNNLTYVSLQTGTVRDALMYNQKALELAERKNLKKEKIKSIFFKGYYLYATGQPDSSLVYLEEAYKKAFIAKESKIKMQCLNTMAANYLNQGKYEKALSNFTKAYEIADSLQLKKMLPNISLNIGTTLLYNEDLEQAIGYFENVIEMSDSTDVNLAYASALNNLGSCYSRMADHKKALTYFEKALPPYQQINNKLQIAQLYANLGQSNYHLGRIEAAEPFLNKAIELNRTSRSTNQLIINLIILGNIQLQEKEYLHAKYSLFEAKELVDKYNINYNKVDLYLALSHYYESTNQYKKALDFKQKQLNYKDSIFNVDHQRQITELETKFQSKQKENENQILRKDLSLEKMRVKEQINIRNFLLALSLLIIILVVILLNRARIKKRTHKIIEKQKIELEKANNTKDKFFSIIAHDLKSPFSALLGFSELLATSYDDMDDKERKSFINDLHTASQSTYSLVENLLTWSRIQQGNLAMTKEKIDIFNIIANGILANQSTAKLKNIAINNNISSHDTIWVNKFSIETIIGNLVSNAIKFTPKKGSIDISTEEKNGMLIVSITDTGVGMTSEQVQNLFKIDKNISTTGTNNETGTGLGLILCKEFIEQNDGSIWVKSELGKGSIFSFSVPIYK, from the coding sequence ATGAGATTCCTTTTTACCTATATTCTTTTTAGTCTATTTGCCTTATCAGTATTAGGACAAAATAAAATTGATAGTCTTGAGCAAGTATTAAAAACATCTAAAGCTGAAGAGAAAGCTTACATTTACTACCAGTTATCTAAGGAGTTATATTATAAGGATGTGTTGCAAGTAAGATATTATTCTTTAAAGGCAGATTCCCTTTCAGCTATTTATGATATCGACACTACTAGAGTAAATGCCTTGAATAATCTCACCTATGTTTCATTACAAACTGGCACGGTTAGAGATGCATTAATGTATAATCAAAAAGCCCTAGAATTAGCAGAAAGGAAAAATCTGAAGAAAGAAAAAATAAAAAGCATATTCTTTAAGGGATATTACCTATATGCCACAGGGCAGCCCGACAGTTCGCTCGTATATTTAGAAGAGGCATACAAAAAGGCCTTTATAGCCAAGGAAAGTAAAATAAAAATGCAATGCCTAAACACTATGGCTGCTAACTATCTAAATCAGGGAAAATATGAGAAAGCGCTTTCCAATTTTACGAAAGCCTATGAAATTGCTGATAGCTTGCAACTAAAGAAAATGCTTCCAAATATTTCTTTAAATATAGGTACTACACTACTTTATAATGAGGATTTAGAACAGGCTATTGGTTACTTTGAAAATGTAATTGAAATGTCAGATAGTACTGATGTCAATTTGGCCTATGCCTCAGCCTTGAACAATCTAGGATCCTGTTACAGCAGAATGGCAGATCATAAAAAGGCACTAACCTATTTCGAAAAAGCCTTACCTCCTTACCAACAAATAAACAATAAGCTTCAAATTGCACAATTGTATGCAAACTTGGGGCAATCGAATTATCACCTAGGAAGAATTGAAGCCGCTGAGCCTTTTTTGAATAAAGCGATTGAGCTTAATCGGACGAGCAGATCGACCAACCAACTAATAATAAATCTAATAATACTAGGAAACATACAACTACAGGAGAAAGAGTATCTACACGCTAAATATTCTCTTTTTGAAGCCAAGGAATTGGTAGATAAATACAATATTAATTACAACAAAGTGGATTTGTACTTGGCCTTAAGCCATTATTATGAAAGTACCAATCAATATAAAAAGGCATTAGATTTCAAACAAAAACAACTTAACTATAAGGATAGTATTTTTAATGTTGATCATCAGCGTCAAATTACTGAATTGGAAACTAAATTTCAATCCAAACAAAAGGAAAACGAGAATCAAATTCTTCGGAAAGACCTGAGTCTGGAAAAAATGCGAGTAAAAGAACAAATCAACATCCGTAATTTTCTTCTTGCATTAAGTCTACTCATTATTATCTTGGTTGTTATCCTCTTGAATCGTGCTCGAATAAAAAAACGCACACACAAAATAATTGAAAAGCAAAAAATTGAGCTGGAGAAAGCGAATAATACAAAAGACAAATTCTTCTCCATTATAGCTCATGATTTAAAATCACCCTTTAGTGCATTATTAGGCTTTAGTGAATTATTGGCTACCTCGTATGATGATATGGATGATAAGGAACGAAAATCTTTTATTAATGACTTACATACAGCATCGCAAAGCACTTACAGTTTAGTAGAGAACTTATTAACTTGGTCCAGAATTCAGCAAGGAAACCTTGCCATGACTAAAGAGAAAATCGATATTTTCAATATAATCGCAAATGGAATACTTGCAAACCAATCCACTGCAAAGCTCAAAAACATCGCTATTAATAACAATATTAGCTCTCATGATACGATTTGGGTTAACAAATTTTCAATAGAAACAATTATTGGTAATTTAGTTAGCAATGCGATAAAATTCACCCCCAAAAAAGGAAGTATTGACATCTCGACTGAAGAAAAAAATGGAATGTTAATTGTTTCTATTACTGATACAGGAGTTGGTATGACTAGTGAGCAAGTTCAAAATCTGTTCAAAATTGATAAAAACATTTCTACTACAGGAACAAACAACGAAACAGGAACTGGTTTGGGCTTAATTCTTTGCAAAGAATTTATTGAGCAAAACGATGGTAGTATTTGGGTGAAAAGTGAGCTAGGAAAAGGTTCTATCTTCAGTTTCTCGGTTCCCATTTACAAATAA
- a CDS encoding indolepyruvate oxidoreductase subunit beta — protein sequence MKTDMVIAGVGGQGILSIAAALGSAALDNNLHMKQAETHGMSQRGGDVQSFMRISDKPIYSDLIPKGGADIILSVEPMEALRYLPFLKKGGYVVANSSPFINIPNYPNEEELVKTIEALPNYVLIDADEIAKEVTGSTRAFNFVMLGAASPFIDVPFEYLEEGIRKIFGRKGEDVVKMNIDALHAGRKFSQDNK from the coding sequence ATGAAAACAGATATGGTTATTGCAGGTGTAGGCGGACAGGGAATTCTTTCCATTGCTGCTGCCTTAGGATCTGCTGCTTTAGATAACAATTTACACATGAAACAAGCTGAAACTCACGGTATGAGTCAGCGTGGTGGTGATGTTCAGTCATTCATGAGAATTTCTGATAAACCTATTTATTCAGATTTAATTCCTAAAGGTGGCGCTGATATTATTTTGTCAGTGGAGCCAATGGAGGCATTGCGCTATTTGCCATTCCTTAAAAAAGGTGGTTATGTGGTAGCAAATTCATCTCCTTTCATCAACATTCCTAATTATCCAAATGAAGAAGAGTTGGTAAAGACGATTGAGGCTCTTCCAAACTATGTATTGATTGATGCTGATGAGATTGCAAAAGAAGTAACAGGTTCTACAAGAGCTTTCAACTTCGTCATGTTAGGTGCAGCTTCTCCATTTATTGATGTGCCTTTTGAGTATTTAGAAGAAGGTATTCGTAAGATTTTTGGTAGAAAAGGTGAGGATGTTGTTAAAATGAACATCGATGCTCTTCATGCGGGGCGTAAATTCTCACAGGACAATAAATAG